A region of the Equus quagga isolate Etosha38 chromosome 11, UCLA_HA_Equagga_1.0, whole genome shotgun sequence genome:
caggacagtccccacaaTGAAGAATTATTTGGTCCGAGATGTCAGTGGCGCCAAGATTGAGAAACCTTGTTTTAGAACAATCACAGAATTTCATCCCACTAAAACCCATTTGGTTTCTACCATATAAGAGGCAGTGGTGCCATCTGGTGGCCAATATTTGCTTCTAGATGAGAGGCATTTTATTTTGGTGGTTCTGAAGTGTTAGAAATTCACCTTTCTGGGGGTTGCGAGATCTTCACCAGTCATTTTAATATCCTTTGCTATGAATTAccatattttgattttaatgtttCAGGTGATGACAACCTGTGCAACACTCCCCACTTACCTCCCTGTTCTCCACCAAAGCAAGGCAAGAAAGAGAATGGTCCCCCTCGCTCACATGTACCTAAGGGGCGCAGATTGGTATTTGACAATCAGCTGACAATTAAGTCTCCTAGCAAAAGAGAACAAGCCAGAGGTCGCCAAAACAAAATTCATTCCTCAGTTCAAAAAGGTCAAGACATCACAACAAATTCTGAGCAGAGATGTCCACTGGAGAAAGAGTCTGCATGTGTAAGACTGTTCAAGCAAGAAGGTTCGTTCTTACATGGCAGCTGTTAGTGCAGCCTCATAAAGAAGGCTGGTGACTCCAAATGAAACCCAGTGAGTCTTCTCAGTCACCACTGTTGTGTCTTATTGTCCTTTTATATCTGGCACAGGTACTTGCTACCAGCAAGCAAAGCTGGTCCTGAATACGGCTGTCCCAGATCGGCTACCTGCCAGGGAAAAGGAGATGAACGTCATCAGAAATTTCCTGAGAGAGCACATCTGTGGGAAAAAAGCTGGAAGTCTTTATCTTTCTGGTGCTCCTGGGACTGGAAAAACTGCCTGCTTAAGCCGAATTCTGCAAGACCTCAAGGTACATTGAGTCTGAATTATGATGCTCTTGCTAAAGTGACACTTTGTTATTAAGGGTTAAGAAAGAGTAGAAGTGCTTAGGGGATTGAAGGTTTGCCCAAAATAAGACGTCTTTAGTTTCATTGTCTAAATCTTCCCAAATGAAAGTAAGCTTATTCTTTTATGTGCTGTTAATTCCTCAATGACCCTTCAGGTTCCATCAAATCTTTATTTGAAGCCAAAATAATGCccatgtttgtgtttttctagaaGGAATTAAAAGGCTTTAAAACTATCATGCTGAATTGCATGTCCTTGAGGAGTGCCCAGGCTGTATTCCCAGCTATTGCTCAGGAGATTTGTCAGGAAGGAGTATCCAGGCCAGCTGGGAAGGACATGATGAGAAAACTAGAAAACCATATGACTGCGGAAAAGGGCCCCATGATGTAAGTATTGCTCTGTTGCATGTTGTTCTGTGAAAATCTGCAAGATCTATTGCCCACAAACTCACATTCTAATCTCTTGAATTTATCAGTTTGCTCATAAAGAGAACAATTCCTATATTCTATGAGAGGTGGTTACATAAActtaaagggaaagaagaaaggaaaaatacaccttctaattttaaattggaaaaaatgtttttaaacgaATTGCTTGATTGTGTTACTTTTTCGTAATGGTGGGGGTATTACATAATAGTGAATGGAGGTAGGACACATTATGATCTTCAAACTGGTCTCACTTGTAGGAATGTGACCTACAGTCAGCCCAGATCAAACAGATTGGAGAGTTTAGAAGGTGAACATGGATACTAATTGTTTCTCTTTATGTGTAGTGTGTTGGTGTTGGATGAGATGGATCAGCTGGACAGCAAAGGGCAAGATGTATTGTACACACTGTTTGAATGGCCATGGCTAAGCAATTCTCGATTGGTGCTGATTGGTTAGTACTCAACTGTTAATGTTACGTGGTGGTTCTAAAGAATTcgttttctttcatctcttcagCTTATTTATCacctattattttatctttaaccagctttctgtttgtcaaaataagaaagttgctataaaataataattttaatctaAGGCAAATCAgtttttttaagtctgaatagAAATGACATAGTATTGCATTTCAGAGACAATTGAATTTGAGAGTATCTTGTCTTGCTTATCAGTCAACAGTTGTAACCTAACTTGAAAAAAGCATTCTATGATGACATCTTACCTGATGAGTGTTGGTGGGGGGGGTGGCAAGTGGGAAGCAACAATTGCAATGCTGGATTATGACTGGAAATTCTGTTCAgctttagtttagtttagttttctttttagggtgatgtgACCAGTGATGGTTAGTGTTATTTCCTCCTCAGGTATTGCTAATACCCTGGATCTCACAGACAGAATTCTGCCCAGGCTTCAAGCTAGAGAAAAATGTAAGCCACGGCTGTTGAACTTCCCACCTTATACCAAAAATCAGATAGCCACTATCTTGCAAGATCGACTTAATCAGGTAGGTGCCAACCATTGTACCAAATTATGCGTTCCTTGGATCACCTGTGTTGGGGAAATGTAAGAatagttctaaaatattttgctttgattGCTTTACTAAGCAGGGAGTTCCTATGGGCCATAGTGAGAATATCTTATGTGAATTTCCAGCCATGGCTCCATTTATTGGATGCCTCAGtgttggaataaaaataaaagttagaggAATTACTCAAATGCTTCTTTAATGGCATTTAAAATAGGGCCTATAAAAAaactttctgttttgaaaatgacCAGATAgagtttagtttagtttaattTTGCTAATTTAAGTTCTGATTACTTTTTTCCCGTTTATGAACCTCTACCACATtcctacaaaatatttaaatatgtgaaatcTCCCTTTACTTATGAGTAGAAAAAGTATCTTTTAGACCCTAAAGGGTACCCATCAAGTTTAGACTTAAGtgtgaaaatatttatgtctGGGACCTAAATTACAGAGAGGGGGAATCTTATAGTTCAAGTTGTCATCTGCTATGTCTTGTCCAAAGGTATCTAGAGATTGGGTTGTGGACGATGCTGCAATTCAATTCTGTGCCCGAAAAGTCTCTGCTGTTTCAGGAGATGTTCGCAAAGCGCTAGATGTTTGCAGGTGAGTTATGGCACTATTggctgtttttattaaaaaaagaaatgctgttaATTGTCTCTTGTAACTCAAATGATTGTAACTTAAGAGGCTTTATTCTGCCACTTTTTACACTCAGAAAGGAGGACTTGTTTCTCAGTGGGGAGCTCTGCATTTCCACCGTGTTAATGTCTGAAACATTATCAGTCCATTACCTACAGAGGGAGAAACAAATGAGATGTTGCTGGCACTCCCTGTGGTGATTATAGATTGGTTAATTacatttgtattaaaaaagaCTCCAGTTTACTTTTCCATTAGCTGGTCTCAAGCAGGTTTATTTATGGACCTGAACCATCTTTGCCTtgagacttttttcccctttctttgcttttgtgaGCACCCCTTCCTCCACTTGGTGGTCCCCCACAGTTGTACTCCAgacctctctcccttcccatcccccagcccctcctgctgaGGAAAGCCTCTGTGCTGACTGAtgaaatttcttccttcccagtaGGGACACTGGGTCCATTAAAATGATACTTGCTGTGCTGGCCTGCTGGTCTAACCTCCCCCTACTGCCATGCACAAGATCCAGGTCTGGCTTATGGCTTCCTGTGGGCAAAGTACTTTGGAGAGAGCAGTGGGAGAGTAAGTTCTTGCTGTTGCTAGATGGCATGATCCTGGATTTGAAAGTTTCCCCTAGTCTGCAAACTACTTGGGTAAAGACTGCAGCTATGAGCAATAGTCATGTGGGCTGGTGTGGTTTAGCCTACacatattctatgtatataaaacTGAGGACTCCCCTTTTAGGTCTGGTGTAGATGGGTGGTACTGGCTCTCTTTAGTCAGTCGCCCACATTACATAACCTCTCTCCTATCCATGACATTTTCTCCTcatccaaaatgttatcattggCTTGATGTGTGATGACCTACTTGGCATCTATTACAGGAAACCATGTAGTGTTGAAGTTTCTCAGATTCCCTGGTCCATGAATTATTTCAAGGCAATTAAGTCCCCTTTAGCTGAGACATAATCCGGTTTTGTTTTGGTggctttaaaattataaaacatgctGTTTTTTTTGTTAATGTATCTGTTTTTGAACTTGGTGGTTTGATGTAGTGTTTGGTGTGACTCAgtctaaattaattttagaaatatttttttataggAGAGCTATTGAAATTGTAGAGTCGGATGTCAAAAGCCAGACTATCCTCAAACCACTGTCTGAATGTAAGTAGTTTATCTccttcccatcttcctttatAATTAGAAGCTTAACTTTTCttaggaaagagggagaaagatgaaCATAGTTAAATCCACACTCacccatttttgtgtgtgtgcctgtgtttttGGTCAATTTTATCTACTTTATTTCAATCTTGCCTGCCAGTACTATAGTCCATCCATTACTGGAAATGAGTTCCCCAGGGTGTTACATAAATGGCTGGGACAGAGTAAGTTTTCTTTCCAAGCTCTAGGAATGAAAACTGTAGACAATAAGGTTGGATCAGCTTCTCTTTGGGTGTTTATATTGAGTGCACTTCAGGTCTCCGTATGGGTGAAAGCAAAGCCTGGTAAATAGGAGAGAGTCAGACAGTGAAAGAATTGAGTTCAATGTGCCATGTCTCAAGACTTTAAACAATGCTAGGAGGGTCAAGGTATGAAGATGATATTGCTACAGTAAACTATGGGCTGTTAGAAAAACaacatttaattttcctttccctcaGCCTTGTTCTCTTAGTTATCCCAGATGTAAAATGGCCATGAACTACATACTTATCTTGTCAGTGTTTAATATCCAGCGTTAATCTTTAGAAACAGGACAGTCTGATTTGATTGTTTCTTCCTTAACTCCTGCAGTGGTTGAGAgttattaaaattgtttctaGCACTGTAGTTTCACAGAAcacactttgtttttttcatcaacttattgaaagaaaattaataaaaatatttcacatgaacagacatttctccaaagaagatataagtatggccaatagacacatgaaaacatgttcatcatcactaatcatcaggaaagtgcaaatcaaaactacactaagatatcaccttacacccattagattggcaaaaatatccaaaaccaagagtgacaaatgttggagaggttgtggagaaaaaggaaccctcatacactgttggtgggaatgcaaactcgtgcagccactatggaaaacagtatggagattcctcaaaaagttaaaaatagaaataccctatgacccagccatcccactactgggtatctatcctaagaacctgaaatcagcaatcccaagagtcccctgcacccctatgttcattgcagcattatttacaatagccaagacgtggaaccaacctaaatgcccagaaactgatgactggataaagaagatatggtatatatacacaatggaatactactcagccataaaaaaggaccaaattgttccattcgcatcaacatggatggaccttgagggtattatgttaagcgaaataagccagacagagaaagacgaactctatatgactccacttataggtggaagttaacatatagacaaggagaactgatcggtggttaccagggaaaaggaggagtaggggagggcacaaagggtgaagtggtgtacccacaaaatgactaacaataatgtacaaatgaaatctcacaaggttgtaatctatcataatcttaataaaaaataaataaataaaaatttttcagaagTAGCCGCACTTAGTGCTTAGGCTGATGGTAGGTAATATATGCCAATGCATAGATTAGATACTGGTTTCTCTTCAGCTTTTCAGATTATTCCCTTTTTTCCCCGTCCCAATAACATTTAGGCTTGTCAGTGGTCCCTGTGAGCACCACTGGCACACATAGCTGAAAGAGGCTTTAAGTTCCGGCCATAAATTACTAGACAGAACCTAATTTTTGTCATTTGATCTCTGGTATTTGTGATTAGCTTTTAATGGCTCTAGAAAGCTATAGGGAGACTGACTTCAGCTAAATATAAGAAGACACTTTCAATAAATAGCACTAACTGGGCTTCTTTGACACACAGTGACTTCTCCAGCACTGAAGACATTCAAACAAAAGCTGGATAGATGACCATTTGGTTGGGATTGTTTTAGAGGAGATTCAGCCATTGGGTAGGGAGCAAGAACAGACCTCTACATTCCTTCCAACTTTAAGACTCTGCTACTTGATCAGTGATCTCTAGTTTCTCCACTTTTAGTCCTCTGCAGCATCCTGTTTGTGGTAATGAAATAGAAGCAAATTGTTGTGGGGCTACTGCACGTGGTCTCAGGAAGTAACTTTAGGCAAAGGTTGTTTCAGAGCAAATCCCTCCTCTGTCTTGCAATTCATGCATCTCCAAACAATGAGTCCATAGTCCTGTGCGGCTGTTGGCAGCTTCCCAACCTCCGGCCTCTGGGATGGTACTATCTGCTAAGATATCCAATGACATTTTCTCAAGTTGCTCTACTGTAGATCAGCTTGGACAAGTGAACGAAAGCTCAAAGGTCATTTGGGGAGGCTATCTAGAGGACTTACGTAGGATTGACTTGCCTGTCCACATTTAGCCACTCATTTGATTCAAAACATTAGgtaatttttccaacttttttttcctttcttaattacCAAGCATGGTTGTCTTTGCTTCAAGATTCTGTTCTTTTTTACCTTTGAGATATGAGGAACTTCCAAGGCAGAACTCAGTTCTCTGTCTGGTTCTTTCTTGACGTGGATTTTGACTCTTTGACATTAAGTTGCATTCTATAGGACAGACTAGTTCACCATTCTGCCAGAAAAAGGATAACCCTGCTTTACAAGTTATCCACATTATTTGGGCATCTTTCTGAGGATAGCATTTTCTCTCATCCTTAGTTTCTGTTACAGAGTTGGAACCTCTGCTTTGGTGCGACATGACTGCACTTGAATTTCCTTCAGCTAAAACTTCGTATCACCTGTCTCAGTACACACAATATCTTAAAATCTAATTAAGcttgatttatttactttatagGTAAATCGCCCTCTGAGTCACTGGTTCCCAAGCAAGTTGGTCTTGTTCACATATCCCAAGTCATTTCAGAAGTTGATGGTAGCAGAATGACTTTGAGCCGAGAAGGAGCACAAGACTCCTTCCCTCTTCAGCAGAAGATCTTGGTCTGCTCTTTGTTGCTCTTGACCAGGCAGTTGAAGATTAAGGAGGTCACTCTGGGGAAGGTTAGTTGGGAATCTTAGCAGATGGAGCTGGGGTGGAGATGAGAATCTGCTTTGCAGAGCAGATATTTTCCAAAAGGTCTGTCAAGCTCCAGATGATAtgaattaaaaatg
Encoded here:
- the CDC6 gene encoding cell division control protein 6 homolog; this translates as MPQTRSQSQATISFPKKKLSRTLDKAKNSSDTKVALTNVQATPRPPCVKILPLSPRKRLGDDNLCNTPHLPPCSPPKQGKKENGPPRSHVPKGRRLVFDNQLTIKSPSKREQARGRQNKIHSSVQKGQDITTNSEQRCPLEKESACVRLFKQEGTCYQQAKLVLNTAVPDRLPAREKEMNVIRNFLREHICGKKAGSLYLSGAPGTGKTACLSRILQDLKKELKGFKTIMLNCMSLRSAQAVFPAIAQEICQEGVSRPAGKDMMRKLENHMTAEKGPMIVLVLDEMDQLDSKGQDVLYTLFEWPWLSNSRLVLIGIANTLDLTDRILPRLQAREKCKPRLLNFPPYTKNQIATILQDRLNQVSRDWVVDDAAIQFCARKVSAVSGDVRKALDVCRRAIEIVESDVKSQTILKPLSECKSPSESLVPKQVGLVHISQVISEVDGSRMTLSREGAQDSFPLQQKILVCSLLLLTRQLKIKEVTLGKLYEAYSNVCRKQQVAAVDQSECLSLSGLLEARGILGLKKNKETRFTKVSLKIEEKEIERALKDKALIGNILAIGLP